One segment of Candidatus Methylomirabilota bacterium DNA contains the following:
- the accD gene encoding acetyl-CoA carboxylase, carboxyltransferase subunit beta — MTAWFWKKREGEEEAPRKKVQIAEGLWVKCDSCKEIVYRAEVDRAGRVCPRCKYPFRISARERVASLLDADSFEERDAGLTSRDPLEFKDTKKYVDRVKAAKKSTGLDEAVVTGMGRIGGTPVVLAVFEFGFLGGSMASVVGEKLTRAIELAIQKRAPLIIVSASGGARMQEGILSLMQMAKTSAALHRLAEERVPYISLLTDPTTGGVTASFAMLGDLVLAEPRALIGFAGPRVIAETIRQPLPEGFQRSEFLLEHGQLDMVVERRDLRETLRRIIAFFGTGPSQPAP, encoded by the coding sequence ATGACCGCCTGGTTCTGGAAGAAGCGGGAAGGGGAGGAAGAGGCGCCGCGGAAGAAGGTGCAGATCGCCGAGGGCCTCTGGGTCAAGTGCGACTCCTGCAAGGAGATCGTCTACCGCGCCGAGGTCGATCGCGCCGGCCGCGTGTGCCCCCGCTGCAAGTATCCCTTCCGCATCTCCGCGCGCGAGCGCGTGGCCTCGCTGCTCGACGCGGACTCCTTCGAGGAGCGCGACGCCGGGCTCACCTCCCGCGATCCCCTCGAGTTCAAGGACACGAAGAAGTACGTGGACCGGGTCAAGGCGGCGAAGAAGTCCACCGGCCTCGACGAGGCGGTGGTGACCGGGATGGGGCGCATCGGCGGTACCCCCGTGGTCCTCGCCGTCTTCGAGTTCGGCTTCCTCGGCGGCAGCATGGCCTCGGTGGTCGGCGAAAAGCTCACCCGTGCCATCGAGCTGGCCATCCAGAAGCGCGCGCCGCTCATCATCGTGTCGGCCTCCGGCGGCGCGCGCATGCAGGAGGGCATTCTCTCCCTGATGCAGATGGCGAAGACCTCCGCCGCCCTCCACCGCCTCGCCGAGGAGCGGGTGCCCTACATCTCGCTCCTCACCGATCCCACCACCGGGGGGGTCACCGCGAGCTTTGCGATGCTGGGCGACCTGGTCCTCGCCGAGCCGCGCGCCCTCATCGGCTTCGCCGGACCCCGCGTCATCGCCGAGACCATCCGTCAGCCGCTGCCCGAGGGCTTCCAGCGCTCGGAGTTCCTCCTCGAGCACGGCCAGCTCGATATGGTGGTCGAGCGGCGCGACCTCCGGGAGACCCTCCGCCGCATCATCGCCTTCTTCGGGACGGGGCCCTCGCAGCCGGCTCCATGA
- a CDS encoding ATP-binding protein yields the protein MATDPFRPMREGPRLYVVLPLVMMAAAAASALYVLFLARPFINSLNAQLAERAAAWLFFGTAAAGGLGALGGLVIGLRVAGRIRGIAQRAEALTARVDGGAAPPAPKDEIGALDAAVGRLTLSMDRFVRDSDILSRLPEGMLLLGPAGDLLSFNTTAEVVLETSLERFRGTPLLSAQGLFPLADGNEQLARLLDDALLEERSLQLGEVSVVPATGREFLLEVTVQHREWRRDSTALILLFRDASEKRRIREEIRRADQLAFLGGMAARVAHEIRTPMATVRGLVELLQADLSEQDTTRRQYIDRVLQAVDRQDRLVEDMLTLSHPEPESLQPVNLRDLIDDVVRELPQDARLRVSGAPAASLATIPGDAFRLHEVFTNLIKNALEASPPSATVEARVESTDRGVVRVVVHNTGVGIPAEIRERIFQPFFTTKAKGTGLGLAIAKHIVDAHRGTLRVDSDGQTETTFTVELPTTQPTAAAAVVKSSHG from the coding sequence ATGGCCACCGATCCCTTCCGGCCGATGCGCGAGGGACCCCGACTGTACGTCGTGCTGCCGCTGGTGATGATGGCGGCGGCGGCGGCGTCCGCCCTCTACGTGCTGTTCCTCGCGCGACCCTTCATCAACAGCCTCAACGCGCAGCTCGCCGAGCGCGCGGCGGCGTGGCTGTTCTTCGGCACCGCGGCGGCGGGCGGCCTGGGCGCGCTCGGGGGCCTCGTCATCGGGCTCCGCGTCGCCGGCCGCATCCGGGGCATCGCCCAGCGGGCGGAGGCGCTCACCGCGCGCGTGGACGGGGGGGCGGCGCCTCCCGCGCCCAAGGACGAGATCGGTGCCCTCGACGCGGCGGTGGGCCGCCTCACGCTGTCCATGGACCGCTTCGTGCGCGACAGCGACATCCTGAGCCGCCTGCCCGAAGGCATGCTGCTCCTGGGACCCGCCGGCGATCTCCTCTCCTTCAACACCACCGCCGAGGTCGTGCTGGAGACCTCGCTCGAGCGCTTCCGCGGCACGCCGCTCCTCTCCGCTCAGGGTCTGTTCCCCCTGGCCGACGGCAACGAGCAGCTCGCCCGCCTCCTCGACGACGCCCTCCTTGAAGAGCGCTCGCTCCAGCTGGGCGAGGTCTCCGTGGTGCCGGCCACCGGCCGCGAGTTCCTCCTCGAGGTGACCGTGCAGCACCGGGAGTGGCGGCGCGACTCCACCGCGCTGATCCTCCTCTTCCGCGATGCGTCGGAGAAGCGGCGGATCCGGGAAGAGATCCGCCGGGCCGATCAGCTCGCGTTCCTCGGCGGCATGGCCGCGCGCGTGGCCCACGAGATCCGGACCCCCATGGCCACGGTGCGCGGGCTCGTGGAGCTCTTGCAGGCGGATCTGTCCGAGCAGGACACCACGCGGCGGCAGTACATCGACCGCGTGCTCCAGGCGGTGGACCGGCAGGACCGCCTCGTCGAGGACATGCTCACGCTCTCGCACCCCGAGCCCGAGAGCCTGCAGCCCGTGAATCTCCGCGACCTGATCGACGACGTCGTCCGCGAGCTTCCCCAGGACGCCCGCCTGCGGGTGAGCGGCGCGCCCGCGGCGAGCCTCGCCACCATTCCGGGCGACGCGTTCCGGCTGCACGAAGTGTTCACCAACCTGATCAAGAACGCGCTGGAGGCCTCGCCCCCGAGCGCGACGGTGGAGGCCCGCGTCGAGTCGACCGACCGCGGCGTGGTCCGGGTGGTGGTCCACAACACCGGGGTGGGGATTCCCGCGGAGATTCGCGAGCGGATCTTCCAACCGTTCTTCACCACGAAGGCGAAGGGGACCGGTCTCGGGCTCGCCATCGCCAAGCACATCGTGGACGCCCATCGCGGCACCTTGCGGGTGGACAGCGACGGGCAGACCGAGACCACGTTCACCGTCGAGCTCCCGACAACCCAGCCCACGGCCGCGGCGGCCGTAGTAAAGTCGAGTCATGGCTGA
- a CDS encoding folylpolyglutamate synthase/dihydrofolate synthase family protein — protein MTYREAVARLLALRGGEMAGMRPGQETIQALLDAIGNPERRLRLVQVGGTNGKGSAAAMLATILTAAGLRVGLFTSPHLCSVRERIRMDGACIAEDDLADGMDAMATLFARLDASVFEACTALALDHFVARAAEVAVLEVGVGGRLDATTVGRPAVSVLTRVDYDHQALLGDTLARIAWDKAHIIRSGVAVSVQQAPEAERPILDRAAAVGVPLLLEGRELSVTVRARGLDGQRLDLAGPDWQVLDARCALLGLYQPANALVAAAAARALGAGDAAIRRGLAEARWPGRFQILPGTPPVVLDGAHNPGGARALADSLRAYFPGQPVTLVLGASADKDLAGILAPLLPLATRAIFTASPNPRAADPAALRDLARDLDVLPPDRLAVTPDPVAAVAQAQAGADGPVCVAGSLFLIGKVLAPRAEDAETLCLGPPR, from the coding sequence ATGACCTATCGCGAGGCCGTGGCCCGGCTCCTCGCCCTTCGTGGCGGGGAGATGGCGGGCATGCGGCCGGGTCAGGAGACGATCCAGGCTCTCCTCGACGCCATCGGCAATCCCGAGCGGCGGCTGCGCCTGGTCCAGGTCGGCGGCACCAACGGCAAGGGCTCCGCCGCCGCCATGCTCGCCACCATCCTCACCGCCGCGGGGCTCCGGGTGGGGCTCTTCACCTCGCCGCATCTCTGCTCGGTGCGCGAGCGCATCCGGATGGACGGCGCCTGCATCGCCGAGGACGACCTCGCCGACGGCATGGACGCGATGGCGACCCTGTTCGCGCGCCTCGACGCCAGCGTGTTCGAGGCCTGTACCGCGCTCGCCCTGGACCACTTCGTCGCCCGGGCGGCCGAAGTGGCCGTGCTCGAAGTCGGCGTCGGCGGGCGTCTCGACGCGACCACGGTGGGCCGGCCGGCCGTCTCCGTGCTCACGCGCGTCGACTACGACCATCAGGCCCTGCTGGGCGACACCCTGGCCCGCATCGCCTGGGACAAGGCGCATATCATCCGGAGCGGCGTGGCGGTGTCCGTCCAGCAGGCGCCCGAGGCCGAGCGCCCCATTCTCGACCGCGCGGCCGCCGTCGGCGTGCCGCTGCTCCTGGAGGGACGCGAGCTCTCGGTGACCGTCCGCGCGCGAGGCCTCGACGGGCAGCGGCTGGACCTCGCGGGACCCGACTGGCAGGTCCTCGACGCGCGCTGCGCCCTCCTCGGGCTCTATCAGCCGGCCAACGCGCTGGTCGCCGCCGCGGCGGCCCGCGCGCTCGGCGCGGGAGACGCTGCCATCCGCCGGGGTCTCGCCGAGGCGCGCTGGCCCGGCCGCTTCCAGATCCTGCCGGGAACGCCCCCCGTCGTCCTCGACGGGGCCCACAATCCCGGCGGCGCCCGCGCCCTCGCGGACTCGCTACGTGCCTATTTCCCAGGACAGCCGGTGACGCTCGTGCTCGGCGCGTCCGCCGACAAGGACCTCGCGGGCATCCTGGCGCCGCTGCTGCCGCTGGCCACGCGCGCGATCTTCACCGCCTCGCCGAATCCGCGCGCCGCCGATCCCGCCGCCCTCCGCGACCTCGCGCGTGACCTCGACGTGCTGCCCCCCGACCGTCTCGCCGTCACGCCCGACCCCGTGGCGGCGGTCGCGCAGGCCCAGGCCGGCGCGGACGGACCCGTCTGCGTGGCCGGCTCGCTCTTCCTGATCGGCAAGGTGCTCGCGCCGCGCGCGGAGGACGCCGAGACGCTTTGCTTGGGTCCGCCCCGCTGA
- the trpA gene encoding tryptophan synthase subunit alpha — protein sequence MSRLDATFAGLRARGARALIPYFTAGDPSLADTAKLLLEASRQGADVIELGVPFSDPLADGPVIQRATQRALAAGVTLPRVLEMVRELRGDLTTPLVFMIYYNPILAFGLKAFCRTAVEVGVDGVLVIDLPPEEAAPLHAEADPLGLDVVHFVAPTTPPARMRTIARASRGFIYLVSLTGVTGERASLPPDLTDLLRTLRGVTTKPVCVGFGISTPEQSAMVGAHADGVIVGSAIVRLVERHAGSTALVPEVGRFLAALKAPLRGTEAAR from the coding sequence ATGAGCCGCCTCGACGCCACGTTCGCGGGCCTGCGGGCGCGGGGCGCGCGCGCGCTGATCCCGTACTTCACCGCCGGCGACCCTTCGCTGGCCGACACCGCCAAGCTCTTGCTCGAGGCCTCGCGACAGGGCGCCGACGTGATCGAGCTCGGCGTGCCCTTCTCCGACCCGCTCGCCGACGGGCCGGTGATACAGCGCGCCACCCAGCGGGCGCTCGCCGCCGGCGTGACGCTCCCGCGCGTGCTCGAGATGGTGCGCGAGCTGCGGGGCGACCTCACCACGCCCCTCGTGTTCATGATCTACTACAACCCCATCCTCGCGTTCGGCCTCAAGGCATTCTGCCGCACCGCTGTCGAGGTCGGTGTGGACGGCGTGCTCGTCATCGACCTGCCGCCCGAGGAGGCGGCTCCCCTCCACGCCGAGGCCGATCCGCTCGGCCTGGACGTGGTGCATTTCGTGGCGCCCACCACGCCGCCCGCGCGGATGCGCACGATCGCGCGGGCCAGCCGCGGTTTCATCTACCTGGTCTCGCTGACCGGCGTCACCGGCGAGCGCGCCAGCCTGCCGCCCGATCTCACCGACCTGCTCCGCACGCTCCGCGGCGTCACCACCAAGCCGGTCTGCGTGGGCTTCGGCATCTCCACGCCGGAGCAGTCGGCGATGGTGGGCGCGCACGCCGACGGCGTCATCGTGGGCTCGGCCATCGTGCGGCTCGTCGAGCGTCACGCCGGCTCGACGGCGCTGGTCCCCGAGGTGGGACGCTTCCTCGCCGCCCTCAAGGCGCCGTTGCGCGGGACGGAGGCGGCGCGATGA
- the galU gene encoding UTP--glucose-1-phosphate uridylyltransferase GalU, with protein sequence MAKQVRKGVFPAAGLGTRFLPATKAQPKEMLPLVDKPTIQYVVEEAVASGLQELVLVTGRNKRAIEDHFDAAFELEYYLQDRGKTEELAQIKTISELASVSYVRQKEPLGLGHAILCARPLVGDEPFGVFLGDDIIVAETPCMRQLLDVYARHDGPVVAVMRIPGEEIGRYGVIEAKALGGNVYEVLDMVEKPAPKDAPSDLAIIGRYVLTPDLFPILAETPADSRGEIQLTNGLRTLRQRRPIYAVEFEGRRYDTGDKLGFLKATVDFALARPDLGDEFRAYLKGLRL encoded by the coding sequence ATGGCCAAACAGGTCCGCAAGGGTGTCTTTCCCGCCGCCGGCCTCGGCACGCGCTTCCTGCCCGCCACCAAGGCGCAGCCGAAGGAGATGCTGCCGCTGGTCGACAAGCCGACCATCCAGTACGTGGTGGAGGAAGCGGTGGCGTCGGGGCTCCAAGAGCTCGTGCTCGTCACCGGCCGCAACAAGCGGGCGATCGAGGACCACTTCGACGCCGCGTTCGAGCTCGAGTACTACCTGCAGGACCGAGGCAAGACGGAGGAGCTCGCGCAGATCAAGACCATCTCCGAGCTGGCGTCGGTCTCCTACGTGCGGCAGAAGGAGCCGCTGGGGCTCGGCCATGCCATCCTGTGCGCGCGCCCGCTCGTGGGCGACGAGCCCTTCGGCGTGTTCCTGGGTGACGACATCATCGTGGCGGAGACCCCGTGCATGCGGCAGCTCCTCGACGTCTACGCGCGTCACGACGGGCCGGTGGTGGCGGTCATGCGCATTCCCGGCGAGGAGATCGGCCGCTACGGAGTGATCGAGGCCAAGGCCCTCGGCGGCAATGTCTACGAGGTGCTGGACATGGTCGAGAAGCCGGCGCCCAAGGACGCGCCGTCCGACCTGGCCATCATCGGCCGGTACGTGCTGACCCCTGATCTGTTCCCGATCCTGGCGGAGACCCCAGCCGATTCCCGGGGCGAGATCCAGCTCACCAACGGGCTCCGCACGCTGCGGCAGCGGCGGCCCATCTACGCCGTGGAGTTCGAGGGACGCCGCTACGACACCGGCGACAAGCTGGGCTTCCTCAAGGCGACGGTGGATTTCGCCCTGGCCCGGCCGGATCTCGGTGACGAGTTCCGCGCCTATCTCAAAGGTCTCAGGCTCTAG
- a CDS encoding nicotinate phosphoribosyltransferase, with the protein MANPPKRAFHIASERDIKAGEVSDVYFARTVQILRAKGINKRVKAEIRMKSFPQPDWSFGILAGIEEAAALLEGHAVDVWAMDEGTTFAPYEPVMMLEGPYLDWAELETALLGFLCQASGIATKAARCKRAAGERQVISFGARRMHPALAPMIERNAFIGGCDGVAVTKAAELIDADPMGTIPHALVLMFGDTVEALRAFHEVVDPKVRRVALIDTLQDEKFEAIRVAEALGKDLYAVRLDTPSSRRGDFFRILDEVRWELDFRGFEHVKILASGGIDEYEILKLNPLVDGYGVGTSIANAPVLSFALDIMEIEGKPMAKRGKRSGAKQVWRLPGMAQNQVLPAHKPAPVGSDGRPAEALLKPLISRGRLVRDLPPPRTIREYVLEQMARIDIGASRERGLRGDY; encoded by the coding sequence ATGGCGAATCCTCCCAAGCGAGCCTTCCACATCGCCTCCGAGCGCGACATCAAGGCCGGGGAGGTGTCCGACGTCTACTTCGCTCGGACGGTCCAGATTCTCCGCGCCAAGGGCATCAACAAGCGGGTCAAGGCCGAGATCCGCATGAAGAGCTTCCCCCAGCCCGACTGGTCCTTCGGCATCCTCGCCGGCATCGAGGAAGCGGCGGCGCTTCTCGAGGGCCACGCCGTCGACGTGTGGGCGATGGACGAGGGGACGACCTTCGCGCCGTACGAGCCGGTCATGATGCTCGAGGGGCCCTACCTCGACTGGGCGGAACTGGAGACCGCGCTCCTCGGCTTCCTCTGTCAGGCCTCCGGCATCGCCACGAAGGCGGCGCGGTGCAAGCGAGCAGCGGGGGAGCGGCAGGTGATCTCGTTCGGCGCCCGCCGCATGCATCCCGCGCTCGCCCCGATGATCGAGCGCAACGCCTTCATCGGCGGCTGCGACGGCGTGGCGGTGACCAAGGCCGCGGAGCTGATCGACGCCGACCCGATGGGGACGATTCCCCACGCGCTCGTCCTGATGTTCGGCGACACCGTCGAGGCCCTCCGCGCCTTCCACGAGGTAGTGGATCCCAAGGTCCGGCGCGTGGCCCTGATCGACACGCTCCAGGATGAGAAGTTCGAGGCCATCCGCGTGGCCGAGGCGCTCGGCAAGGACCTCTACGCGGTGCGGCTCGACACCCCGTCCTCGCGGCGCGGCGACTTCTTCCGTATCCTCGACGAGGTGCGGTGGGAGCTGGACTTCCGCGGCTTCGAGCACGTGAAGATCCTCGCCTCGGGCGGCATCGACGAGTACGAGATCCTCAAGCTCAACCCCCTAGTGGACGGCTACGGGGTGGGCACGTCGATCGCCAACGCGCCCGTCCTCTCCTTCGCCCTCGACATCATGGAGATCGAGGGCAAGCCAATGGCCAAGCGCGGCAAGCGCTCCGGCGCCAAGCAGGTGTGGCGCCTGCCCGGCATGGCGCAGAATCAGGTGCTGCCCGCGCACAAGCCCGCGCCCGTGGGGTCCGACGGTCGGCCGGCCGAGGCGCTGCTCAAGCCCCTCATCTCGCGCGGGCGGCTCGTGCGCGATCTCCCGCCGCCCCGGACGATTCGCGAGTACGTCCTCGAGCAGATGGCCCGGATCGACATCGGCGCCTCGCGGGAGCGCGGCCTGCGCGGAGACTATTAG
- the trpC gene encoding indole-3-glycerol phosphate synthase TrpC, producing MGVLDEIVAHKREEVAARRATCPQVALEAACRGLGPARELAEALTPGAGRRVRLIAEVKKASPSKGVLAADLDVAAQARTYAAAGADAVSVLTDARWFNGSLEDLVAVRGVMTRPLLRKDFTIDEYQLWEARASGADAALLIVAALDRRALRDLHQAAKGVGVHTLVEAHTSAELEEALAIGARVVGVNNRNLQTLTTDLGTSLRLLPLIPPGHVAVAESGIFTRDDVERVAAAGAHAVLVGEALVRAGDVAAKVRELCLEEA from the coding sequence ATGGGTGTGCTGGACGAGATCGTCGCCCACAAGCGTGAGGAGGTCGCGGCCCGCCGCGCGACCTGCCCGCAGGTCGCCCTCGAGGCGGCATGCCGGGGTCTCGGCCCCGCGCGCGAGCTCGCCGAGGCGCTCACGCCCGGCGCGGGCCGGCGCGTGCGCCTGATCGCCGAGGTCAAGAAGGCCTCGCCGTCCAAGGGCGTGCTCGCCGCCGACCTTGACGTCGCCGCGCAGGCGCGCACCTACGCCGCGGCGGGCGCCGACGCGGTGTCCGTGCTCACCGATGCGCGCTGGTTCAACGGGAGCCTCGAGGATCTGGTGGCGGTGCGGGGCGTGATGACCCGCCCGCTACTGAGAAAGGACTTCACCATCGACGAGTATCAGCTCTGGGAGGCGCGCGCGTCCGGCGCCGACGCCGCCCTGCTCATCGTGGCCGCGCTCGATCGCCGCGCCCTTCGCGATCTCCATCAGGCGGCCAAGGGCGTGGGGGTGCACACGCTCGTGGAGGCGCACACCAGCGCCGAGCTGGAGGAAGCGCTCGCCATCGGCGCCCGCGTGGTCGGCGTGAACAACCGCAATCTCCAGACCCTGACCACCGACCTCGGCACCTCGCTCCGCCTGCTCCCCCTGATCCCGCCCGGGCACGTCGCCGTCGCGGAGAGCGGGATCTTCACGAGGGACGACGTCGAGCGAGTGGCCGCCGCGGGCGCTCACGCCGTCCTCGTGGGCGAGGCCCTGGTGCGCGCGGGCGACGTGGCGGCCAAGGTCCGCGAGCTGTGCCTCGAGGAGGCGTGA
- a CDS encoding sigma-54 dependent transcriptional regulator: MAERILIAEDDEDLAFVLREALIRKDYEVEVAPTAGRMLDTLKTGSWDLILLDVRLPDMDGLDAIPKCRDVASDTPIIVMTAHGTREVATEAIARGAYDFFTKPLKMTEFQVVVARALERRRLQVQIKALQAAQGTGFEELVGKSETLKRVVEMAQRAAPADVTVLIEGESGTGKEVLARAIHRLSSRKDGPIIPVNCAAIPEGLLESELFGHERGAFTGAVRAKPGRFELAREGTIFLDEIGDMPLAMQVKILRALQEREIERVGGTKSIPIDVRVIAATHQNLDTLVAEGKFRADLFYRLQGVRLRLPPLRERIDDLPDLITHLLDRTARRMNRLPATVSTEGLRALWAYGWPGNVRELQHVLEGAMVMSDGVILPAHLPPAIQQATAQPPSAAAPVLAGPLDEALETWERQMILDALRQGGGVQARAAKILGISERSLWYRVKKLGIQVRTQPDA, encoded by the coding sequence ATGGCTGAGCGCATCCTGATCGCGGAAGACGACGAGGATCTGGCGTTCGTCCTGCGGGAAGCGCTGATCCGCAAGGACTACGAGGTCGAGGTCGCGCCCACCGCCGGGCGCATGCTCGACACGCTCAAGACCGGCTCCTGGGATCTGATCCTCCTCGACGTGCGCCTGCCCGACATGGATGGACTCGACGCCATTCCCAAGTGCCGCGACGTCGCGTCGGACACGCCGATCATCGTGATGACCGCGCACGGCACGCGCGAGGTGGCCACCGAGGCGATTGCCCGCGGGGCCTACGACTTCTTCACCAAGCCGCTCAAGATGACCGAGTTCCAGGTCGTGGTGGCGCGCGCCCTCGAGCGCCGGCGCCTCCAGGTCCAGATCAAGGCGCTGCAGGCGGCCCAGGGCACGGGCTTCGAGGAGCTCGTGGGCAAGAGCGAGACCCTCAAGCGCGTGGTCGAGATGGCGCAGCGGGCCGCTCCCGCCGACGTCACCGTGCTCATCGAAGGCGAGAGCGGTACCGGGAAGGAAGTGCTGGCCCGGGCGATCCACCGCCTCTCGAGCCGCAAGGACGGCCCGATTATCCCGGTGAACTGCGCGGCCATCCCCGAGGGACTTCTCGAGTCCGAGCTGTTCGGCCACGAGCGCGGCGCCTTCACCGGCGCGGTGCGGGCCAAGCCGGGCCGCTTCGAGCTGGCCCGCGAGGGCACGATCTTTCTCGATGAGATCGGGGACATGCCGCTCGCCATGCAGGTGAAGATCCTGCGCGCGCTCCAGGAGCGCGAGATCGAGCGCGTGGGCGGGACCAAGTCCATCCCCATCGACGTGCGCGTCATCGCCGCCACCCACCAGAACCTCGATACCCTGGTGGCGGAGGGCAAGTTCCGCGCGGACCTCTTCTACCGCCTGCAGGGCGTGCGCCTGCGTCTGCCGCCGCTACGGGAGCGCATCGACGATCTGCCCGACCTCATCACGCATCTCCTCGACCGGACGGCGCGGCGCATGAACCGGCTGCCCGCCACCGTGTCCACCGAAGGACTGCGCGCCCTCTGGGCCTACGGGTGGCCGGGCAACGTGCGCGAGCTCCAGCACGTGCTCGAGGGCGCCATGGTCATGTCGGACGGCGTGATTCTCCCCGCGCATCTCCCGCCCGCCATCCAGCAGGCCACCGCGCAGCCGCCCTCCGCGGCCGCCCCGGTGCTCGCGGGGCCCCTCGACGAGGCGCTCGAGACCTGGGAGCGCCAGATGATCCTGGACGCCCTCCGCCAGGGCGGCGGCGTCCAGGCCCGCGCTGCGAAGATCCTCGGGATCTCGGAGCGGAGCCTGTGGTACCGCGTGAAGAAGCTCGGCATTCAGGTCCGCACTCAGCCGGACGCCTGA
- the trpB gene encoding tryptophan synthase subunit beta, which produces MMAVARVDPAALPDAQGHFGRFGGRFVPETLMAPLIELERAFKAARADARFRRRLADLLRHYAGRPTPLYFAQRLTEHCGGARIYLKREDLCHTGAHKINNVLGQALLAQRMGKKRVIAETGAGQHGVASATAAALLGLECEVYMGSVDIERQALNVFRMRLLGARVLPVESGSKTLKDAVNEALRDWVTNVRSTYYLLGSVMGPHPYPMMVRDFQRVIGEETRAQARREAGRLPDLLVACVGGGSNAIGLFWPFIKDRRVRIVGVEPGGHGLSSGKHGAALSAGAVGVLHGSMSYLLQNDDGQVMEAHSISAGLDYPGVGPEHAYYKDAGRFQYESITDAEALEAFQTLARLEGLMPALESAHAVAYAMKAAGRMKKSEMIVVGLSGRGDKDVHTVGQALEGKGNGHP; this is translated from the coding sequence ATGATGGCGGTTGCCCGGGTCGATCCTGCCGCGCTGCCGGACGCGCAGGGCCACTTCGGCCGGTTCGGTGGCCGCTTCGTGCCCGAGACGCTCATGGCGCCGCTCATCGAGCTCGAGCGGGCGTTCAAGGCCGCGCGCGCCGACGCGCGATTCCGCCGTCGCCTTGCCGACCTCCTGCGCCACTACGCGGGCCGGCCCACGCCGCTCTACTTCGCGCAACGGCTGACCGAGCACTGCGGCGGCGCCCGCATCTATCTGAAGAGAGAAGACCTCTGCCACACCGGCGCGCACAAGATCAACAACGTGTTGGGCCAGGCGCTGCTCGCCCAGCGCATGGGGAAGAAGCGCGTCATCGCGGAGACCGGCGCGGGGCAGCACGGGGTCGCGTCCGCCACCGCCGCCGCGCTGCTCGGCCTCGAGTGCGAGGTGTACATGGGCAGCGTGGACATCGAGCGCCAGGCGCTCAATGTCTTCCGCATGCGGCTGCTCGGCGCGCGCGTTCTCCCGGTGGAGTCGGGCTCGAAGACGCTCAAGGACGCGGTGAACGAGGCGCTCCGTGACTGGGTCACCAACGTGCGGTCCACCTACTACCTCCTCGGCTCGGTCATGGGGCCGCATCCCTATCCCATGATGGTGCGCGATTTCCAGCGCGTGATCGGGGAGGAGACGCGCGCGCAGGCGCGCCGCGAGGCCGGGCGGCTGCCCGATCTCCTCGTGGCCTGCGTGGGCGGCGGATCCAACGCCATCGGCCTCTTCTGGCCGTTCATCAAGGACCGGCGCGTCCGCATCGTCGGGGTGGAGCCGGGCGGCCACGGGCTCTCGAGCGGCAAGCATGGCGCCGCGCTCTCCGCGGGCGCGGTGGGCGTACTGCACGGGAGCATGAGCTATCTCCTCCAGAACGACGACGGGCAGGTGATGGAGGCGCACTCCATCTCGGCGGGGCTCGACTACCCGGGCGTGGGCCCCGAGCACGCCTATTACAAGGATGCGGGCCGCTTTCAGTACGAATCCATCACGGACGCCGAAGCGCTCGAGGCCTTCCAGACTCTCGCGCGCCTGGAGGGGCTGATGCCCGCGCTGGAGTCGGCGCACGCGGTGGCCTACGCCATGAAGGCGGCGGGGCGCATGAAGAAGTCCGAGATGATCGTGGTGGGCCTCTCGGGCCGCGGGGACAAGGACGTCCACACCGTGGGGCAGGCGCTCGAGGGCAAGGGGAACGGCCACCCATGA
- a CDS encoding phosphoribosylanthranilate isomerase: MVRVKVCGITSVEDARLCVEAGADALGFNFVERSPRFVTPAQAREVIATLPPFVTPVGVFWDHPTGHVKAVAEECGLAALQFHGDESPEDLAQHRLPVIKTIKVDGPDALERMRRYAAAAILLDSPARWSEGEARTPISWSVAHEATAAGHRVILAAGLTPDNVAEATRRVRPYAVDVASGVEARPGVKDPDKVRRFVAAAKGA; this comes from the coding sequence GTGGTCCGCGTGAAGGTCTGCGGGATCACCAGCGTCGAGGACGCGCGGCTCTGCGTGGAGGCGGGTGCCGACGCGCTCGGCTTCAACTTCGTGGAGCGGTCTCCGCGCTTCGTCACGCCGGCCCAGGCGCGGGAGGTGATCGCCACGTTGCCGCCCTTCGTGACGCCCGTCGGCGTCTTCTGGGATCATCCCACCGGCCACGTCAAGGCCGTCGCCGAGGAATGCGGCCTGGCCGCGCTGCAGTTCCACGGCGACGAGTCGCCGGAGGACCTCGCCCAGCACCGACTGCCCGTGATCAAGACCATCAAGGTGGACGGGCCGGATGCGCTCGAGCGGATGCGCCGCTATGCGGCCGCCGCGATCCTGCTGGACTCGCCCGCGCGCTGGAGCGAAGGGGAGGCCCGCACGCCCATCTCGTGGTCGGTCGCGCATGAGGCGACGGCGGCGGGGCATCGCGTCATCCTCGCCGCCGGCCTCACGCCCGACAATGTGGCGGAGGCGACGCGAAGGGTGCGCCCCTACGCGGTGGACGTGGCCTCCGGCGTCGAGGCCCGCCCCGGCGTGAAGGACCCCGACAAGGTGCGCCGCTTCGTGGCGGCCGCGAAGGGGGCATGA